Proteins encoded by one window of Nasonia vitripennis strain AsymCx chromosome 5, Nvit_psr_1.1, whole genome shotgun sequence:
- the LOC100678802 gene encoding BTB and MATH domain-containing protein 43-like, translated as MEGFGEDYVLPSSSISNLGNVTIKEFRLHLTLKRDYVSYNIVRTDYIVWHISDEKPRNYSQIGKQLNIKIRVLEHPKIEESLPQYVGLLCLGSCADDKFVVVGHRSFYNFYNLACNNNKFDISQSDKLFCPFLDNQMHQQLVFIFKIDLASMLDKGQLSDATLVVCCKDQSHQDFHVHKAILSARSPVFATEFERVTAVTRTCIQVDLTCEIVRLEDFADMLRYIYTGLVASVQERNLDGLIHLAKQYQLSDMEEAFKKQMKVLMKPENAPGLLIDADGKKASWHKSLLINYIIKNLNLVIEKEGYNTMVKSHPHLLDEILRTQAQKLTSKRSHETPTGDGNHKHRKFKKPQ; from the exons ATGGAAGGCTTCGGTGAAGACTATGTCCTTCCGAGTTCTAGTATCTCAAACCTGGGAAATGTAACGATTAAAGAGTTCAGGTTGCACTTAACCTTGAAAAGAGATTATGTCTCGTACAATATTGTCAGGACCGACTACATCGTTTGGCATATATCCGACGAAAAACCAAGAAATTACTCGCAAATAGGCAAACAGCTTAACATAAAAATTAGAGTGCTTGAACATCCAAAAATCGAGGAAAGTTTGCCTCAGTACGTGGGTCTCCTTTGTCTTGGCTCATGCGCGGATGACAAATTCGTAGTTGTGGGTCACCgtagcttttataatttttataatctggCCTGCAACAACAATAAGTTTGACATTTCGCAATCTGACAAACTGTTTTGCCCCTTTCTCGATAATCAGATGCATCAGCAGCTCGTGTTTATATTCAAAATT GACTTGGCCTCGATGCTGGATAAGGGTCAACTGAGCGATGCGACGCTAGTTGTATGTTGTAAAGATCAGAGCCATCAAGATTTTCATGTCCACAAAGCCATACTGTCGGCGCGCAGCCCAGTATTTGCTACTGAATTCGAACGTGTCACCGCGGTCACCCGCACCTGCATCCAGGTTGATCTGACGTGCGAGATCGTGCGACTCGAAGATTTCGCCGATATGCTGCGGTATATTTACACGGGTCTAGTAGCGAGTGTGCAGGAGAGGAACTTGGATGGTTTGATACATTTGGCTAAACAGTACCAGCTGAGCGACATGGAGGAAGCCTTCAAGAAGCAGATGAAAGTCCTTATGAAGCCTGAGAATGCACCAGGTTTGCTCATCGATGCTGATGGGAAGAAGGCTAGTTGGCACAAAAGCCTGCTGATCAACTACATCATCAAGAACTTGAATTTGGTAATTGAAAAGGAGGGATACAACACCATGGTTAAGTCTCATCCGCATCTTTTGGATGAGATATTAAGAACCCAGGCTCAGAAGCTGACTAGTAAAAGGTCTCATGAAACACCAACTGGAGATGGCAATCATAAGCACAGGAAATTTAAAAAGCCACAATAA